Proteins from a single region of Thermotoga maritima MSB8:
- a CDS encoding tetratricopeptide repeat protein translates to MAEHIITLVLSGERLDVTTSTPFVVALRDLLYEGDWELLKEDMKKKENIMKEVQTCEKLEKVVHLDETVYEPLIFPEFQEWLREENITPKDFKNVSLKGLYDLALEYADRNLYDIAHDIIKFMLDIDENYAPAYELKGSLLVEQGKIEEGIKFLDKAVEIDPWLVQAYASLGEAYYNLGDYEKAIHYWERELEYNPNDKITYFMITEAYYEMNRKDLAVKTLERLLEIDPDNIPALYQLSQLYRELGNEEKAREMEEKIMNCKPKYPTELEPWARVMLKHGRYKEVAEELEKIVESSPLNTLARLLLVVPYVKLGQIDKAREILDDIGQSNFWYYYGKKEILDELLTEEEKRACGIS, encoded by the coding sequence ATGGCAGAACATATAATAACACTTGTCTTATCTGGAGAAAGGCTGGATGTTACCACTTCAACACCTTTCGTTGTGGCTCTCAGGGATCTCCTCTACGAAGGAGACTGGGAACTCCTAAAAGAAGATATGAAGAAAAAAGAAAACATAATGAAAGAAGTACAAACCTGCGAAAAACTGGAGAAGGTGGTTCATCTCGATGAGACCGTTTATGAACCTCTCATCTTTCCCGAATTTCAAGAATGGCTCAGAGAAGAGAACATAACCCCAAAAGATTTCAAAAATGTCTCTCTCAAGGGTCTGTACGATCTTGCGCTGGAGTACGCTGATCGAAACCTTTACGATATAGCGCATGATATCATAAAGTTCATGCTCGACATAGACGAAAACTACGCTCCAGCCTACGAGCTGAAAGGCTCTCTTCTCGTTGAGCAGGGCAAGATAGAAGAGGGAATAAAATTCCTCGACAAGGCCGTGGAGATAGATCCCTGGCTGGTTCAAGCGTACGCCTCTCTTGGGGAAGCCTACTACAACCTGGGTGATTATGAGAAGGCAATTCATTACTGGGAAAGAGAACTGGAATACAATCCGAACGACAAGATCACATACTTCATGATCACGGAAGCCTACTATGAAATGAACCGCAAAGACCTCGCTGTGAAAACACTGGAGCGCCTTTTAGAAATCGATCCAGATAATATACCTGCCCTGTACCAGCTTTCGCAGCTTTACAGAGAACTCGGCAACGAAGAAAAGGCACGGGAAATGGAAGAGAAGATCATGAACTGTAAACCCAAGTATCCCACAGAATTAGAACCATGGGCTCGCGTGATGCTGAAACACGGAAGATACAAAGAAGTTGCCGAAGAGCTTGAAAAGATCGTTGAATCTTCTCCGCTGAACACCCTGGCACGGCTGCTCCTCGTGGTTCCCTATGTGAAACTCGGTCAAATCGATAAGGCGAGAGAAATCCTCGATGATATTGGACAGAGCAATTTCTGGTATTATTATGGAAAAAAGGAGATACTGGACGAACTTCTCACGGAGGAGGAAAAACGGGCTTGTGGTATCTCCTGA
- a CDS encoding prepilin peptidase has protein sequence MWYLLTFAIGTIVGSFLNVVIYRSTKEDLKLWDPPHSFCPNCKRKIEWYDNIPVISYILLRGKCRHCGWRIPIRYPIVEISTGTLFLMNRVLIKDPLLFVSSCVIASALIAISLIDLETYLIPDYLNFTVLIFSFVVALRTSFLEHLISFLIVTIMFLILKAMYRDGLGAGDVILAMGIGFLLSPVPSIFAILIASISGILYALIKGKGKMDIKTRIPFGPFLALGGYTLFLISYGMGWL, from the coding sequence TTGTGGTATCTCCTGACGTTCGCAATAGGCACCATAGTTGGAAGTTTTCTGAACGTTGTCATATACAGATCTACGAAGGAGGATCTCAAGCTGTGGGATCCTCCTCATTCATTCTGTCCTAACTGTAAAAGGAAAATAGAGTGGTACGACAACATTCCCGTTATCAGCTATATTCTTTTGAGGGGAAAATGCCGGCACTGTGGATGGAGAATTCCGATCAGATACCCCATCGTGGAGATTTCAACGGGGACTTTGTTTCTGATGAATCGTGTTCTCATAAAAGATCCCCTGCTGTTTGTATCTTCGTGCGTGATTGCCTCTGCCCTCATCGCGATATCACTCATAGACCTTGAAACGTACCTGATTCCAGATTATCTGAATTTTACCGTTCTGATCTTTTCCTTCGTGGTAGCTTTGAGAACCTCCTTTCTGGAGCATCTGATTTCCTTTCTCATCGTGACGATCATGTTTTTGATTCTGAAAGCGATGTACAGAGACGGTCTGGGAGCAGGTGACGTGATCCTTGCAATGGGAATAGGCTTCCTCCTCTCTCCAGTTCCTTCCATTTTTGCCATCTTGATCGCTTCAATTTCTGGAATACTCTATGCACTGATCAAAGGAAAAGGTAAAATGGATATAAAAACGCGTATACCATTCGGCCCCTTCCTTGCCCTTGGAGGTTACACTCTCTTTCTCATATCGTACGGAATGGGGTGGTTGTAG
- a CDS encoding class I SAM-dependent rRNA methyltransferase, which yields MAKVFLKRMNRRISGGHLWIFYNEILKVEGEYENGSVVDVFRPDGSFFGKGYINDNSKIRVRILTWKNEVIDRNFIKNRIESALKRKKKLVKETTAFRVVHSEGDFLPGLIVDLFGDYLVFQITTLGMEKMKDWILDSLVEIFKPKGIYEKSEGTFREKEGLDNREEWVYGKGPELIEFEMNGFKFLADTRGQKTGFFLDQRENARMVMDLAEGKVCLDVFSYTGNFAVHLLKGGAKHVTLVDYSERALEVAREILKLNGFDSSRYDLLPGNAFDILKSFDREGRKYDLVVLDPPSFAKSSSNLESARRGYKEINLRAMRILKKPGVLVTSSCTQIVSEELFREILFDASFDTKTSLTVLRRGGQPPDHPVLMNVPETQYLKFYILQVDKR from the coding sequence TTGGCAAAGGTGTTTCTAAAGAGGATGAATCGAAGGATCTCAGGCGGTCATCTGTGGATCTTTTACAACGAGATTCTGAAAGTCGAAGGAGAGTATGAAAACGGAAGTGTCGTGGATGTTTTCAGACCCGACGGTTCTTTTTTCGGAAAAGGATACATAAACGACAACTCGAAGATCAGGGTGAGAATTCTCACCTGGAAAAACGAAGTCATCGATCGAAATTTCATAAAGAACAGGATAGAGAGCGCTCTGAAGAGGAAGAAAAAACTCGTGAAAGAAACGACGGCCTTCAGAGTCGTGCACAGCGAGGGGGACTTTCTGCCAGGTCTCATAGTTGACCTTTTTGGGGATTATCTTGTCTTTCAAATAACGACTCTGGGAATGGAAAAGATGAAAGATTGGATCCTGGATAGTCTCGTCGAGATATTCAAGCCGAAGGGAATATACGAGAAATCAGAGGGCACCTTCAGAGAGAAAGAAGGGCTTGATAATCGAGAAGAATGGGTCTACGGTAAGGGTCCTGAACTGATAGAGTTCGAGATGAACGGCTTCAAATTCCTTGCTGACACCAGAGGACAGAAAACGGGTTTCTTCCTGGACCAGAGGGAAAACGCCAGAATGGTGATGGATCTGGCCGAGGGAAAAGTCTGTTTGGACGTGTTTTCTTACACTGGAAACTTCGCAGTGCACCTCCTCAAGGGAGGAGCGAAACACGTTACCCTCGTCGACTATTCGGAGAGGGCTCTTGAGGTTGCCAGAGAGATCTTGAAACTGAACGGATTTGACAGCAGCAGGTACGATCTGCTTCCGGGAAACGCTTTCGATATCTTGAAAAGCTTCGACAGAGAAGGGCGAAAGTACGATCTCGTGGTTCTTGATCCTCCATCTTTTGCGAAGAGTTCAAGCAATCTGGAAAGTGCGAGGAGAGGATACAAGGAGATAAACCTGAGAGCGATGAGGATATTGAAAAAACCAGGTGTTCTCGTGACCTCTTCCTGCACTCAGATAGTTTCTGAAGAGCTGTTCAGAGAAATCCTTTTTGATGCGTCCTTCGACACGAAAACGAGTTTGACCGTTTTGAGAAGGGGAGGGCAACCTCCTGATCACCCAGTTCTCATGAACGTTCCAGAAACGCAGTACCTGAAGTTTTATATCCTTCAGGTTGACAAGAGGTGA